From one Flavobacterium kingsejongi genomic stretch:
- a CDS encoding phosphoribosylanthranilate isomerase: MKLKICGMKFYDNILQTAGLLPDYLGLIFYEKSSRYFDGILPELPKSIQKTGVFVDENYTNIVRKIDQYHLQCVQLHGNESPELCQKLQDHALVIKVFPVGNPFDFNTLIPYEKSCDFYLFDTKGPLKGGNGVSFDWSVLDQNPFEKPFFLSGGISINDLEKIKKLAFPTLYGVDINSRFEEEPGLKNIELLREFKLKLHRKL, from the coding sequence ATGAAACTAAAGATCTGCGGCATGAAATTTTATGATAATATCCTGCAGACAGCAGGACTATTACCGGACTATTTAGGCCTTATTTTTTATGAAAAATCATCCCGATATTTTGACGGAATCCTCCCTGAATTACCAAAATCCATACAGAAAACAGGTGTATTTGTAGATGAAAACTACACTAATATCGTCCGAAAAATTGACCAATATCACCTTCAGTGTGTACAATTACATGGCAATGAATCACCCGAATTATGTCAAAAACTACAAGATCACGCTCTCGTAATTAAAGTCTTTCCTGTAGGAAATCCCTTTGATTTCAATACCCTAATCCCCTATGAAAAAAGCTGTGATTTTTATCTTTTTGATACCAAAGGCCCGTTAAAAGGAGGCAATGGAGTCTCGTTTGACTGGTCTGTTTTGGATCAAAATCCCTTTGAAAAACCCTTCTTTTTAAGTGGTGGTATCAGCATAAATGACCTCGAAAAGATAAAAAAATTAGCTTTCCCAACGCTCTACGGAGTGGATATTAACAGCCGTTTTGAAGAGGAACCCGGCTTAAAAAACATCGAATTATTACGCGAATTTAAGTTAAAATTACACCGCAAATTATGA
- the epsC gene encoding serine O-acetyltransferase EpsC, whose protein sequence is MKHPIYRSNYLKSENVPDKIQVEGWTEEFFQWLFCIRREYSDYDFFIQKEAELEALLQVVLTQTGLEPEKIDSVLQGLKEAIVLLHEELEEDLAAILRFDPAAKSRSEVLTAYPGFYAIAIYRLAHRLWVLDVPVLPRLMAAYVHGKTGIDIHPAAKIGSRFFIDHGTGIVIGETTIIGDDVKIYQGVTLGALSVSKEKAAEKRHPTIGNDVTLYANATILGGDTHIGDGSVIGGNVWITRTVPPNSLVYHKSEISIKTREIFPEPLNFII, encoded by the coding sequence ATGAAACATCCCATTTACAGATCAAATTATCTGAAATCAGAAAATGTTCCCGATAAAATCCAGGTGGAGGGCTGGACCGAAGAGTTTTTTCAATGGTTGTTCTGCATTCGCCGGGAATATTCCGATTATGACTTTTTTATACAGAAAGAGGCTGAACTGGAAGCCCTATTACAGGTGGTTCTGACGCAAACAGGACTGGAGCCTGAAAAAATAGATTCTGTACTGCAGGGATTAAAAGAGGCAATAGTGCTTCTTCATGAAGAATTGGAAGAGGATCTGGCGGCCATTTTACGTTTTGATCCTGCGGCTAAATCCAGGAGTGAAGTATTGACAGCCTATCCCGGTTTTTATGCTATAGCGATTTACCGTCTGGCACACCGACTTTGGGTTTTAGATGTCCCGGTTTTGCCCCGTCTGATGGCGGCGTATGTCCATGGTAAAACAGGTATTGATATCCATCCTGCCGCAAAAATCGGATCGCGTTTTTTTATCGATCATGGAACTGGCATTGTCATCGGGGAGACCACTATTATCGGGGATGATGTCAAAATATACCAGGGTGTGACATTGGGAGCTTTAAGTGTCAGCAAAGAAAAAGCAGCAGAAAAGAGGCATCCTACTATCGGCAATGACGTGACCTTATATGCCAATGCGACAATCCTGGGTGGTGATACCCATATCGGGGATGGGTCGGTTATTGGGGGTAATGTATGGATCACGCGTACTGTTCCGCCCAATTCATTAGTATACCATAAAAGTGAAATTAGCATAAAAACAAGGGAGATATTTCCCGAACCATTAAATTTTATAATATAA
- a CDS encoding anthranilate synthase component II, translating to MKKILVIDNYDSFTYNLVHYLEELECTVTVLRNDEVDLEEIKHYDKILLSPGPGIPEEAGLLKAIIKEYAPSKSILGICLGQQAIGEVFGGHLNNLEKVYHGVATKVTLAVTNEPLFKGLPNEITVGRYHSWVVNRDLPEVLEATSFDENGEVMSLRHRHYDVRGVQFHPESVLTPDGKKILENWING from the coding sequence ATGAAAAAAATACTTGTTATCGATAATTACGACAGTTTCACCTACAACCTTGTCCACTACCTGGAAGAATTGGAATGTACCGTGACGGTATTGCGAAACGATGAAGTCGATCTTGAAGAGATAAAACACTATGACAAAATACTGCTTTCCCCAGGCCCGGGAATACCGGAAGAAGCCGGGCTCCTGAAAGCCATAATTAAAGAATATGCGCCTTCCAAAAGTATTTTAGGCATTTGCCTCGGGCAACAGGCGATTGGTGAAGTTTTTGGAGGTCACCTGAATAATCTGGAGAAAGTCTACCATGGTGTGGCTACGAAAGTTACACTTGCGGTAACCAACGAACCACTTTTCAAAGGCCTTCCCAATGAAATTACCGTAGGACGCTACCACTCCTGGGTGGTAAACCGGGACTTACCGGAGGTCCTGGAAGCCACTTCCTTCGATGAAAATGGCGAGGTGATGTCGCTCCGCCACCGTCATTATGACGTCCGCGGTGTACAATTTCATCCCGAAAGCGTCCTTACGCCTGACGGTAAAAAAATACTGGAAAACTGGATCAATGGCTAA
- the cysK gene encoding cysteine synthase A, with amino-acid sequence MKAKTILETIGKTPVVKINTLFGDQHEVWIKLEKNNPGSSIKDRIALAMIEDAESKGLLTKESVIIEPTSGNTGIGLALVAAVKGYKIILVMPESMSVERRKLMSIYGAEFELTPREKGMKGAIEKAAELTASTPHAWSPSQFDNNANVEAHKKTTAQEILADFPEGLDYVITGVGTGGHITGVAAILKQHFPELKVFAVEPELSPVLSGGAPGPHPIQGIGAGFVPSIYKSELIDGVIEVSKEEAFEYARNLALQEGILGGISTGASLAAVAKKLGEVKPGARILTFNYDTGERYLSVEGLF; translated from the coding sequence ATGAAAGCGAAAACCATTTTAGAGACCATCGGTAAAACACCGGTTGTGAAAATCAATACTCTTTTTGGAGACCAACACGAAGTATGGATCAAATTAGAGAAAAATAATCCGGGAAGCAGCATTAAGGACCGTATTGCCCTGGCGATGATTGAAGATGCAGAGAGCAAAGGGTTGTTGACGAAAGAGAGTGTTATCATTGAGCCGACTTCTGGGAATACAGGAATTGGACTGGCCTTAGTCGCAGCAGTCAAAGGCTATAAAATCATCTTGGTGATGCCGGAATCCATGAGTGTTGAGCGTCGCAAACTGATGTCGATCTATGGGGCAGAATTTGAGCTGACGCCACGGGAAAAAGGTATGAAAGGAGCTATAGAAAAAGCTGCGGAGTTAACAGCATCTACTCCCCATGCCTGGTCTCCAAGCCAGTTTGATAATAATGCGAATGTAGAAGCGCATAAAAAAACAACTGCCCAGGAAATTTTAGCCGATTTTCCGGAAGGATTGGATTATGTAATTACAGGTGTGGGAACCGGTGGCCATATTACTGGGGTAGCAGCAATCTTAAAACAGCATTTTCCAGAGCTGAAAGTCTTTGCCGTAGAACCGGAATTATCACCGGTATTGAGTGGTGGTGCTCCGGGACCGCATCCGATACAGGGGATCGGGGCAGGTTTTGTGCCTTCCATTTATAAAAGTGAACTTATTGATGGTGTAATTGAGGTAAGCAAAGAAGAAGCCTTTGAATATGCGCGAAATCTGGCACTTCAGGAAGGGATTTTAGGAGGAATTTCGACCGGGGCATCCTTAGCCGCTGTGGCCAAAAAACTGGGCGAAGTGAAACCTGGAGCCAGGATACTGACATTTAATTACGATAC
- the trpD gene encoding anthranilate phosphoribosyltransferase — MKNILNRLIQHDTLTREEAENVLIQISNGDHNSSQIAAFLTVYMMRNTTIAELEGFRDAMLQLCIPVDFSAYNTIDLCGTGGDGKDTFNISTLAAFVTAGAGIKVAKHGNYGVSSISGSSNVMEQMGIRFSSNPDFLNRCMDQAGIAVLHAPLFHPAMKNVGPIRKELGVKTFFNMLGPMTNPAAPKNQLVGVFSLELARMYAYLYQKTDLNFTIIHSLDGYDEISLTGPAKSISNTTETFLKPEDFGVSLLQQSEIRGGDSIAASAKIFTGILAGQGTKAQNNVVCANAAAAIATVNKTPLKAAFELAEESLLSGKALQTLKKIQELSR; from the coding sequence ATGAAAAACATATTAAACCGGCTGATCCAACACGATACACTAACCCGGGAAGAAGCCGAAAATGTACTGATACAGATCTCTAATGGCGACCATAATTCCAGCCAGATCGCAGCATTCCTTACAGTATACATGATGCGGAATACAACCATCGCAGAGTTGGAAGGTTTTCGGGATGCCATGTTACAGCTTTGCATTCCGGTAGACTTTTCGGCCTATAACACTATTGATTTATGTGGTACTGGCGGCGATGGCAAAGACACCTTTAACATCTCGACACTCGCAGCATTTGTAACTGCAGGTGCAGGAATTAAAGTCGCGAAGCATGGTAATTACGGTGTTTCCTCGATCTCTGGATCAAGCAATGTCATGGAGCAAATGGGGATTCGGTTCAGTTCCAATCCCGATTTCCTGAACCGGTGTATGGATCAGGCCGGGATTGCGGTATTACACGCTCCGCTTTTTCATCCCGCCATGAAAAATGTGGGCCCCATCCGTAAGGAACTGGGTGTGAAAACCTTTTTTAATATGCTGGGTCCTATGACCAATCCTGCTGCTCCAAAGAACCAGTTAGTTGGTGTTTTCAGCCTGGAACTGGCCAGGATGTATGCCTATCTGTACCAAAAAACAGACCTCAATTTTACCATTATCCATTCTTTGGATGGCTACGATGAGATCTCACTTACAGGCCCGGCAAAATCCATTTCCAACACTACCGAAACCTTCCTGAAGCCCGAAGATTTTGGAGTATCACTCTTGCAACAAAGCGAAATTAGGGGTGGTGATTCCATTGCTGCTTCCGCAAAAATATTCACCGGAATACTGGCCGGACAGGGTACAAAAGCACAGAACAATGTTGTTTGTGCCAATGCCGCCGCCGCTATAGCTACTGTCAATAAAACGCCATTAAAAGCCGCATTTGAGCTGGCCGAGGAAAGTTTACTTTCTGGAAAAGCGTTACAAACCTTAAAGAAAATCCAGGAGTTAAGCCGTTAA
- a CDS encoding anthranilate synthase component I family protein, with the protein MERYRFTTQYKQILADTLTPVSIYLKIRDKFPNSLLLESSDYHANNNSFSYICCNPVASIRIENETVFYHYPDGTAATHSIDKDTDVPFLIQQFSEQFQSEDNDFKFINNGLFGYIAYDAVRYFDTLKIAKKTNSTTIPDVHYAVYQNIIAINHFKNEAFIFCHSLDGRNNIPEIEQLFQNPNSTSFSFTRNGTKKSNLTDDEFRSNVAIAKQHCQRGDVFQLVLSRRFTQDFKGDEFNVYRALRNINPSPYLFYFDYGSFKIFGSSPEAQLVIKDRKAEIHPIAGTFKRTGNDEKDTVLARKLSEDEKENSEHVMLVDLARNDLSRNGHDVTVTNYREVQFFSHVIHLVSKVTAKLHQKATTMRVVADTFPAGTLSGAPKYKAVELIEKYENTNRSFYGGAIGFMDFDGNFNHAIMIRTFLSKNHQLQYQAGAGIVSVSDEESEMQEVYNKLGALDSALELAETI; encoded by the coding sequence ATGGAACGTTACCGCTTTACAACCCAATACAAACAAATACTCGCAGACACCCTGACGCCTGTGAGCATCTACCTGAAAATAAGGGATAAATTCCCCAACAGCCTGCTATTGGAAAGCAGCGATTACCATGCGAACAACAACAGTTTTTCCTATATCTGCTGTAATCCCGTAGCCTCGATCCGCATTGAGAATGAGACTGTTTTTTACCATTATCCCGATGGCACAGCAGCAACCCATAGCATTGATAAAGACACCGATGTCCCGTTCCTCATCCAGCAATTTTCAGAGCAGTTCCAATCCGAAGACAATGATTTTAAATTCATCAATAACGGATTATTCGGATACATTGCTTATGATGCAGTGCGGTATTTTGATACACTGAAAATTGCAAAAAAAACAAATTCCACCACGATCCCGGACGTGCATTATGCCGTGTATCAAAACATAATTGCCATCAATCATTTCAAAAATGAAGCTTTTATCTTTTGCCACAGCCTTGACGGCAGAAACAACATTCCGGAAATTGAGCAATTATTCCAGAATCCTAATTCCACTTCATTTTCATTTACCCGTAACGGCACAAAAAAATCCAATCTTACCGACGATGAATTCCGTAGTAATGTTGCCATTGCCAAACAGCATTGCCAGCGGGGTGATGTATTCCAGCTGGTACTTTCCCGTCGCTTTACACAGGATTTCAAGGGTGATGAATTTAATGTATATCGCGCCTTACGAAACATCAACCCCTCTCCGTACCTTTTTTATTTCGATTATGGAAGTTTCAAAATTTTTGGTTCTTCCCCCGAAGCACAGCTTGTTATTAAAGACCGGAAAGCGGAGATCCACCCTATCGCCGGAACCTTCAAACGTACTGGAAATGACGAAAAAGATACTGTATTGGCCCGTAAATTATCCGAGGACGAAAAAGAGAACAGCGAACATGTAATGCTTGTTGACCTCGCCCGCAATGACCTGAGCCGCAACGGGCATGACGTAACAGTAACGAACTACCGTGAAGTCCAGTTTTTTTCCCATGTGATCCACCTGGTCTCCAAAGTAACCGCCAAACTACACCAAAAGGCCACAACCATGCGTGTCGTAGCCGATACTTTTCCGGCCGGAACCCTTAGTGGCGCCCCAAAATACAAGGCTGTAGAGCTTATTGAAAAATATGAAAACACCAATCGAAGTTTTTATGGTGGCGCAATTGGATTTATGGATTTTGACGGTAACTTTAACCATGCTATTATGATCCGTACATTCCTCAGTAAAAACCATCAACTTCAGTATCAGGCCGGTGCAGGAATTGTCTCTGTGTCTGATGAAGAAAGTGAAATGCAGGAAGTATACAACAAATTAGGCGCATTAGACAGCGCCTTAGAATTAGCCGAAACCATTTAA
- the trpC gene encoding indole-3-glycerol phosphate synthase TrpC, whose protein sequence is MTILDKIITDKRRETALKQSLIPVKQLESSVLFERKTASLSQDLRDSKTGIIAEHKRRSPSKDTINTSFSVEEVVTGYQNAGVCGISVLTDGKYFGGSTDDLLLARASVNIPLLRKEFIISEYQILEAKALGADCILLIAAVLSREQIRQFSSFARNLGLETLLEVHNLEELEKSMLPGIAMIGVNNRNLKTFEVNLDNSKTLSSHIPDEFIKVSESGISTPEAIHELKKYGYNGFLIGENFMKTSNPGQNAAAFIAQIEALQH, encoded by the coding sequence ATGACCATATTAGATAAAATCATCACAGATAAACGACGGGAAACAGCATTAAAACAATCCCTGATTCCAGTTAAACAATTGGAATCATCGGTGTTATTTGAACGAAAAACTGCATCCCTTTCACAAGATTTACGCGACAGCAAGACCGGAATTATTGCCGAACACAAGCGCAGATCACCCTCCAAAGACACGATTAACACCTCTTTTTCGGTAGAGGAAGTGGTTACGGGGTATCAAAATGCCGGTGTATGTGGCATTTCAGTACTCACAGACGGCAAGTATTTTGGGGGTTCAACAGATGATTTGCTATTAGCCAGGGCATCTGTTAACATACCACTACTCCGTAAAGAATTCATCATCAGTGAATACCAGATCCTGGAAGCCAAGGCTTTAGGAGCCGATTGCATATTATTGATTGCAGCCGTATTAAGCCGGGAACAAATACGGCAATTTTCATCTTTTGCCCGAAATTTAGGGCTGGAAACGCTTTTGGAGGTTCATAATCTCGAAGAATTGGAAAAATCAATGCTGCCCGGCATAGCGATGATCGGTGTAAATAACCGGAATCTGAAGACATTTGAAGTAAATTTAGACAATAGCAAAACACTTTCCAGCCATATTCCAGACGAATTCATTAAGGTTTCCGAGAGTGGAATCAGCACTCCTGAAGCTATACATGAGCTCAAAAAATACGGATATAACGGATTTTTAATTGGGGAGAACTTCATGAAAACGTCAAATCCAGGTCAAAATGCGGCGGCTTTTATCGCTCAAATCGAGGCCTTACAACACTAA